The Salvelinus sp. IW2-2015 linkage group LG8, ASM291031v2, whole genome shotgun sequence genome window below encodes:
- the sh3bp1 gene encoding SH3 domain-binding protein 1, with amino-acid sequence MLKSFNLLKQLGSVGKSQDATDLLTEDLVMVEQRVEPAKKAAQVIHKKLLGCLQSQLGLDTERRMKKLPLMLLSVSMAESFKDFDPDSSIRKVLEMCCFMESHLAATLSDFELKLEKEVLEPLNKLSEEDLPEILKNKKQFAKLTMDWHNARNKSQASTGPQAKQDGLKEEVEEAWRKLESIKDQYSADLYHFATKEEAYANYFIRLLELQAEHHKNSHDFLERNISELKDNHSQTDSQENNYKGKVYGEPLLTHLYNSGREIAVPIQECVHMLLHTGMREEGLFRLAAAASVVKRLKSSLDGGVVNHSEFTDPHAVAGALKSYLRELPEPLMTFELYNDWFQAAGEKELTDKLEQFKIVLKKLPSENYNNLRYLVQFLSCLSEQQAVNRMSPSNIAIVLGPNLLWPRMEGEAALLDMASASSVQVVAVVEPLIQHSSSLFPEEVDFEIPELPGVPDLKMLEPQTSESGKENLARITSSSSSCASSSSSHSSLCKTISSTSQDSGGFFIIKSGSIGRRTTTWGNPDSDPPCSTSLNPTPVHTQSPSPVPSPTLVQNPSSLPSPKLAPGPTPVPSPPPVSVCSPTQKQSPESGSLEPILEAPPDSPRAILKITLPYKPRKSFLQHMPPIQSKEQVTVTYSKPRVPTPLAPAEAPKTQLLPAPKPLAPVLKKTLSKKGAIRPPQIPPPKPPVLERKQVTSIAQ; translated from the exons GTCACAGGATGCCACAGATCTTCTCACAGAAGATCTGGTTATG GTGGAGCAGCGGGTGGAGCCAGCCAAGAAGGCAGCGCAGGTTATTCACAAGAAGCTGCTMGGCTGTCTGCAGAGTCAACTCGGGctggacacagagagaagaatg AAAAAACTCCCTCTCATGCTGCTCTCTGTTAGCATGGCTGAGAGCTTTAAAGACTTTGATCCAGACTCTTCTATCAG GAAAGTATTGGAGATGTGTTGCTTCATGGAGAGTCATCTGGCCGCAACACTGTCTGACTTTGAGCTGAAGCTGGAGAAGGAGGTTTTGGAACCTCTCAATAAACTCAGTGAG GAAGACCTTCCAGAGATTCTCAAAAACAAGAAGCAGTTTGCCAAACTCACAATGGACTGGCACAATGCACGCAACAA GTCCCAGGCTAGTACAGGACCTCAGGCAAAACAGGATGGGctgaaagaggaggtggaggaggcctGGAGGAAACTGGAGAGCATCAAG GACCAATACTCTGCAGATCTGTATCACTTTGCCACTAAAGAAGAGGCCTATGCCAACTACTTCATTCGT CTGCTGGAACTACAAGCAGAACATCATAAGAATTCCCATGATTTCCTCGAACGAAACATCAGTGAGCTGAAAGACAACCACAGTCAAACAG ACTCCCAGGAAAATAACTATAAGGGGAAGGTATACGGGGAGCCCCTGCTGACTCATCTGTACAACAGCGGCAGGGAGATCGCTGTTCCCATCCAGGAGTGTGTTCACATGCTGCTGCACACCGgcatgagagaggag GGTTTGTTTCGTCTGGCAGCAGCAGCCTCGGTAGTGAAGAGACTGAAGAGCAGTCTGGATGGAGGGGTCGTGAACCACAGTGAATTCACTGACCCTCATGCAGTCGCAG GGGCTTTGAAAAGCTACCTGAGAGAGCTGCCTGAACCACTCATGACCTTTGAACTCTACAATGATTGGTTTCAAGCAGCAGG GGAGAAAGAATTGACAGACAAACTTGAGCAGTTTAAAATTGTGCTGAAGAAGTTACCATCAGAAAACTACAACAACCTCCG GTACCTGGTACAGTTCCTGTCGTGTCTGTCAGAGCAGCAGGCGGTCAACAGGATGAGTCCCAGTAACATTGCCATAGTACTGGGTCCCAACCTGCTGTGGCCTCGCATGGAGGG gGAGGCAGCGCTGTTGGACATGGCATCTGCCTCCTCCGTCCAGGTGGTGGCGGTGGTTGAGCCTCTCATACAACACTCCAGCAGCCTGTTTCCAGAAG AGGTGGACTTTGAGATTCCTGAGCTTCCTGGGGTCCCAGATTTGAAAATGTTAGAACCTCAAACTTCAGAGTCTGGGAAAGAGAACCTTGCCAGAattacctcctcctcttcatcatgcgcgtcctcttcctcttctcattcttctctctgtaAAACAATCAG CTCAACATCTCAGGACAGTGGAGGTTTTTTCATCATTAAGTCAGGCTCCATTGGTCGTAGAACCACCACCTGGGGGAACCCTGACTCAGACCCACCATGCTCAACCTCACTTAACCCTACCCCAGTCCATACCCAGAGCCCGTCCCCTGTCCCAAGCCCGACACTGGTCCAAAACCCATCCTCACTACCCAGCCCCAAACTGGCACCTGGCCCAACCCCGGTTCCCTCCCCACCACCAGTGTCTGTCTGCAGTCCGACCCAGAAGCAGAGCCCTGAATCGGGCTCACTAGAACCCATCCTAGAGGCCCCACCGGACTCCCCCAGAGCTATACTGAAGATCACCTTACCATACAAAC CGAGGAAATCTTTCCTTCAACACATGCCGCCCATCCAGAGTAAAGAGCAGGTGACCGTTACATACTCCAAACCCAGGGTCCCAACACCTCTAGCACCAGCAGAGGCACCCAAAACCCAGCTACTACCTGCACCCAAGCCCCTAGCTCCGGTCCTGAAGAAGACCCTAAGCAAAAAGGGTGCAATTAGGCCCCCCCAAATCCCACCTCCCAAGCCCCCAGTATTGGAAAGAAAACAGGTGACCTCTATAGCGCAGTGA